In the Triticum aestivum cultivar Chinese Spring chromosome 2B, IWGSC CS RefSeq v2.1, whole genome shotgun sequence genome, AGTAgccaaacaatcctacaaatttcAAACAAAAACATACATGAGCATCATTTCATATGTGAGCAAACTACCATCCTATGCATAGGGTAAATATTCACATGTGTCACCATACTTCCTATGCTAAGTACAAATGAGCAAACTACTTCCTATGCATTACTTCATATGTATTCATCTCAACAATCTTCGATAGGTACTAAAAAACTTTATAAAAATTTTGACACTGGTTTGACAAATATTTGCCATGTACTTGAATCAAAATCTACCACGCGAAAAAGAAAGTGTTTTATCACCTTATATGTAAGCATCTAAACAATCTCAACCCTCCACAATTATTCTATAAGCAATCATCTAATATAATTTCATACGTACATATGAATTCATATGTATGCGATTTACAATACAAATCAACAACAATAATGTTCCCCAATGTTTACAACTAATCTACATAGGCTAAATCAACACACATTCATTCTATTTCCCATAGAAATTTCAAATCAATCAAAAACTAGGGTTTAACCACAAACATGAAGAATGGGGAAGGGTTTTTttgatagaaagaaggggatcagAGGATATTGCCTTCTAGTACGGATTGGGGAACAAATCCACGGACGAAATCTTCAACCCGgaaggattttggagagaggattgagagggggagaggagataGCCGCCGCTGTCGTCGCTGTTCTGTTCGAACCACTGGAACGAATGAGTGAGGATGAGGGAGAGCCGGCCCGCTGTAGTTACTAAGTCGAAGTGCATCGCCttagagctaggcgctgcacttctTAGCATAGCGTCCGTCTGCTAGGTGCTGCACTACCAGGTGTGGGCTGGGCCTATACCAGGGCTGCCATGCTGGTCAGGCGTGCAACGCCCGACTGTCTAGCGCTGCATGAAAAGGTCAGCAGAGGGAAAATTTTTCAACCACGGTTCAGTTTCCGAAATACTTTGTCAATTTTGCCAACAGTCCAGACCGTAGATGCTTCTAGAACGACCACACACAGGCTCCAACCCCACATGACAGCGTGGGagattaggccaactccaccgcgcaacCCCAAACGGACATCTGTTTTGCccagattctgtccgtttgggtagggcaatggggtcatgtTCAGGCAGTTTTCGGGAtgtggtggccgtgcgcccagcgcgcagACGCATttcggccgcatcctgtccgcgtacatttttctttgcaagcccttaactttttttcatcattcatttttggtacatAGAAATACATCATCAAAATTTGACTAGTAAAGTAAGACCaaaaaaaacaagaaccacaagaatacattttagaaagagtccatggcgcggcgcggtgcccggccagtccatggcgcggcgcggTGCGGCGCGACCTCCCATAGTCCATGGCACGGCgtggcctcccacagccgggcgagctcaagaccgaccagATCCGTCCCAAATCTGAccggcgggtgcgcaaaccaggtggccgtgattgggtagctcggcggcgccAAGAGGAAGGGGCTGGGCGAGCGTGCGTCCGAGctgcacggctgcaatggcagcggcggcggcggcgaggaaaagagtggagaagagtggagggggtgcgaccggagggagggagggggcggatagaaaaaggcgcGCCCTGTGCCACCGACGGGTGGGCTAGGGGAGGACATGCGCAGAAGGCCCGCGCGtccgcgtggtgtccgtttcacccTCAAAAGCTGCCcaaacttgggccggggatgagtcgaaaacggacacaaaacgaacaAAAATCCGTTTGCTCCTGCGCGCTGGTCGTCTGGTTCGTCCGTTTTATCTCAAACGAACGCGTGTGACAGGATGGGGTCGCATGGTGGAGTTGGGGTTATGCctatagctggccaaatgggcTGGTTTTTTCGGGCCGGCCCGTGAGCACGCCGGCACGGCCCGCCTtgggccaggcacggcacgggcTAAACGGGCCGGGCCAGGCACGCGGCACGccctgggccgtgcctgggcctggaggctgggcacgcgggccggcacggcacggcccgattacgttttttattttttatacatatatatatatatatatatatatatatatatatatatatatatatatatatatatatggcccaACATGTAAAAATAGGCTAAAAAACGCTCAGTGCGTCAAATAACAGGCTAAAATTATGCAGCCCaccgtgctaaacgggccaacgtgccggcccgtttactaactgggccgtgcctgggctgTAGGCTGCAGCACgcggccggcacggcacggcccgtataATAATCATGCCTTGGCGGGCCGGGCCGTGCCAGGCACGATTAGGATGGGCCGGGCCgtgccgggccgggccggcccgtttggccagctatagtTATGCCCCgatggagaggaagagagagagagactgcaGTGAACTGGTCAGCCGTCAGAGCGACGAGTGAGGCTGGATGGACGGGATTGGGAACGGGATAGGCACGAGCGGAATTCGGCAAACCCAAAACCGTTATCGCCTCCGCCATTGACTCTTCTCTCGAATCCAAAGCTCACGGCACAAAAATCCTCCCGTTTTTTTTCTCATTTCATTCTCGGCGGCCTAGTCCTCTCCGTTTCCCTCCTTCCCCATCACCTTGGTCTTACTCCTCCATTCGATCCGAACCCATCCGATTCGGAAGAGAGGTACTCACTTGCCCCAACCAATCGAAGCAGGGCGAGCTCGACTTTGCGGCGCTAATTCGTCGGCAGCTAGTATCCCGCGCTGTGTGTTTCCCTCGTTCGTGTTCAGGTGCCGGATTCATGGTATTTCGTGGGTTGGGTGGGTAGACCAGCGCTTGGGATTTTGTCTTGGTCGCGTCGACCCTGCCCGTGTTTCGGTTAGTTAGGGTTTTATTTACACTGgctacttggggggggggggggggggggggggggggggctaggacCTAGAGATCCTTTTAATGATATTTGTCATTTCTATCTTTAGACAATGTGGTTGATTCAGATTTGTCTGTTGCTGCTCCTTCTTCgtggttttctttctttcttgcacgGCACGTTTGTCTTTATTCACATGTTGTGTTTTGCAGGTGGTGATGCCGCTTGTGGAATCGCCTCAATGGCGCCGGAAGGCCACCGATTTCTTCTCTTCATCTAGTAAGTGCAGCTGTACTGTAACCCTCTCTTGCTTTTTTCTAGATCATGCTGTTTTCATGTCTACTCATCTCCAACTGGTGTATAACAACTAAATGTATACCATCACGCTGTTTCAAGTAGGCCATTGTCTAGTGCACTTCTGAAATTACTTGAAATACTGTTTTGTGGCCTCACACAATATCTGTGTTCTAGTTATTTATATCGATTTCATACTATCTTTGGACACTGAATGTTGGGTGTGAATGTTTTTGGGGCAGGCTTCAAGCTGAAGCAGGCAGGGCAATCTGCAGGGGATAATATAGCTGATGTTGCCGGGAAGGTTGGAACAGTGGTGAAGAGTCGGTGGGCTATCTTCCAGGATGCTAGACAGCGACCGCCACCACCAGGAGATACTGTGCAGGAGCGCTTCATCTCTGCTGCTGCCAACACTGGAGTGATTCTGAGGAAGGGCATTTCAGAGACAAAGGAGAAGGTCGCGGTGGGAAAGGTCAAAGTTGAAGAGGTCTGTGCCTTGGGGCAAAAATTTTACTTAAGTTTTATTTTCTTCACTTGTAGCTTTAGTTGTTCCATCACAAATATGGAATTTATTATGGTTCAAAAAAAAAGTAAATATATGGAATTTATTCTTTATAACCTCTACTCTTTAGACAAAGACTCATATCACCATGAAATAACTACCAATATTTCACCACCTTTATTAGTTGCTATGCAATTACCTCGTGTCATATATGATGCCAACAGTAAGAATGTGTGCAGTGTGCATGGCATCATCACCAGCCACAATTTCTCCAAATGTTCTACAACTTGATTATTGATATCCCAGGATGCATTCAGGAGATATTTGTTTCTATTTGTCTCATAGTTTGTATTCCAGGGGAATCTTCAGACCATAAATCGCTGAAATGTTCGGGTGCCCGAGATTTAGCTTGCTATGCTTTCTATGATTCCTAATGTTACCAAACAAACACTTGGTGAGACTGACTTTTGTGGTTCGGCCTGATTTCTTGCAGGCTGCCAAAAAAACTGCGGACAAAAGCAAAACTATTTTGAACAATATTGAACGCTGGCAGAAGGTTTGTGATTTGAAGTTCTGTTACCTGCCACTTGACAGTATTATCTCACTTTATTGGGGAAGTATGCTGATTCTTACTCTCTTATTGCTTTTCGCAGGGAGTTGCGAGCAATGACGGTGAGTTTACAGTACATTGCCTTAAGAATTTATTTGGAATTCATATCTGTCATGGCTTTTAGCGCACCTAAAATTCTTATATCATACTGGAAGAGTGGAAATTCTGCAACTCTCAACATATATGTAGCTACATGATAAACATGTGTTTCTTTGCTTGGCTTATTTTAACAAAATCTTCTATGCTATTCTGCATGTGTTGTTGTTCTGTCTGCCGATGATTAATGGTTGAGATTTAAACTCATTGGTTGCCAATAACCTTGCCTTGTAAGCTTGCAGTTTTTGGTGTTCCTGTTGAAGCCACTGTACAACGGGAGCAATATGGTAAAGCTGTGCCTCTGATACTGGTGAGGTGTGCAGACCACTTGGTTATATCAGGTGAAATCGCTGAAATTAACAGACTGGTTTcttactacatattttgtactggATCTGACGGCTGAAACTATCTGATTAGGCTTGAGTAATGAGTGCTTGTTCAAATCTGAAGGTGACAGAAAAGTTCTTCAGCAACTAGTTTCACTTTACAATGAGGGTAAGGGGGCACCCTTGTCACCCGACTCATATTCTAACTTAACTTTTGTAGCAAATTTTGTATTGTGGGTTTTATGAGTTTGTTGTTTGCAGATTCGGGTGCATCTTTGCCTGATGGTGTTAGCCCTCTTGATGTAGCTGCACTGATCAAGTGCTACCTTGCCAGCATCCCCGAACCGCTTACAACATTTGCTCTTTATGATGAGCTTAAAGACGCGAGGGTTAGCATTGATGATCTTAAGAACATACTGAAGAAGCTTCCAAATGTGAACTACATGACACTAGAATTTGTTACAGCATTGCTACTGAGAGTAAGCCGTAAATCAGCACTCAACAAGGTATGCCTCATCCCTTTTGGTACTTTATCCCTGCATTCTTTTTTTATCTGCTTCTCTTTTGATGCTTCGGCACtgaaaaaattgaactaaaaataGTAAAGCTCAACTTACTGCAGAATGTAAATCTATCAACATGATTGCTGGCATCCAGCAATGACTTTGACAACCACCCTTTAAATTTCATGAAGGACCAACATTGTTATTTTCTGACAAGGAAGGACTAATCTCCACCTAACATTGTTTCTTTACCGTGTACTTCACTCATGGCTCATGCATCACTTAGTCTTAGAAAATGGTATTTGACCTGCCGATTCTTGGTTTATGGTGCTAGTTTATTGTTGGTCTCCTTCTGTAACAACTCTCCAATAACAGCTAGATCTAGGGAAAATACGTTCTACTATCAGGTGCAGTTACACCCACATCTCATATGCTACAATGTGGTAGTATATCTACCACTTTATCATGTTGCGTATGTTCACATACTATATCTAAGGTTTTCCAAAGCGAGCTACATGAAATTTTTTGCAGGTGAGTCCATAGTTTTTAGTATATTTCGAAAATGACTTAATATTTGTATGTATAAAGCAGTATACTAAAAAATGTACACAATACTTAAAAAGTGGTATATATACTACTGATATATTCTTATATACAATACAACATATTACCTGTACATATACTCAGGTATGATAGATACTACCtagaatgtactccctccgttccaaaatagatgacccaactttgtactaaagttagtacaaagttgagtcatctattttggaacggagggagtatgaagcaTATAATATGCTGTACATAATTTAAAGCAACACTCAAATAAGCATGAACTGCCTGTAAAATGTAGTAGAATGCATTGAACACTTAATCCATAAATCACTACTAGTATTTATAGAGTTATCCATGAAACTTTTGATCATCGATGAGTGCCATTTCCTGTTTAGATATCACAAATCTTCACTGGGCCGCAATGTAATTGAAATGACTCTTCAACATTAATTTTTTACTCTCCATTTGTAAATTTCAGTCACTTCTTGTCCAATTAGGAACAAACATGCTCAATGTATTTTAGTAGAAGAGAACATGATGATTCTTGAAAGCACCTGCTTACCTATCTTAACTAAAAGGTTTGAGAGTAGAAACAACAGTACACAGAAATGAGTTCACCAGATAATTCTTTCAGTTCCATCTGGTTTGATAGACCACATTGTACAACTTTCCACAGTTAGGTTCTTCACAGTTAGTGATTTCTATAGTATAGACTGCTTGTGAAACTTGCGGGTTTGTTTCTATTTCTGGAGCTGTTCTCATTCGTCAGGGATTTTATTTAGTTTACTATAAAATAGTCATTTCCTTTTGAGTGTTGAAGCAAATTTTTGGTGCCAAGTGCAGATGGACTCTCGTACCCTTGCTGTGGAGTTCGCACCTTTGATCATATGGCAGCAAGGGGATTCTGGAACAGATTTACGGAATCATCTCAGATTCACACTGAAACCACCTCCAAAAATTGTGGACGCGACGACAAGTACCACTACATGGGACTTGCTAGGTATGTAAATTGATTTCGTCTTAGAGAATCCAGAGATTTTATAGCGGTTGAAGGCTGGCATTGGTTTCCCTTCATTAGCACAAGGGGGAAGCAATTAAGTAGATATTTCGACTCATGTTAACAAACATGCTTGATGCCCTATATCTGGTTGTCAAGTTATTGTGAATGCTAACTATCTAGTATGAATTGATAATTGAGGCTGTGCTATCTGCCAAGAAAGTTGTGGGTGTGAACGAGGGGTCAAACTTAATCCAAAAGCCAATTCAAGTGTGATTTAGCCACCCATCTTTAAGCTGCCAAGTAAAGTGTCCGTGAATGAGGGGTCAGCTTAATCCAAGAGTCGATACAAAAGTGTGaatagagcccccccccccccccccccccccccccaatctgtaAACTAAGTCGTGGCCGTCACTGAGGGGTCAACCTAATCCAAAGACAGATATACAAGTGTGAATATAGGTGTCACTTCTGTAAAACAGCTTCACATTTCATCAACTAAGAGACGCACTTAGAGACTTGTGACACCTATATATGCTCGAGATGACCCAAACTGTCGGGGGGATAGACCCTGGGTAGCCTCATCCACACTCAaagacatttcaagacatcggggctagctaaGCCCCTCATGCCGACTGGTCTCACGGCCGGCTTCCAGAGCCGGCTGGTGCCACGCGGCCGGCCTCCAGAAAACGGCGTGCTCCCAAAAGACGGCTTGCGTATGGGCCGGCGTCCAACAGGTGGCCCGTCCCCTCCCTCGGAGTCTGAGCCCGACCGTGCGACAAGCTGGAGCATGGCAACAGTACCACATGTTCCCCTCAAATCTCGGCCGGGCATGGCTACAGTGTACCGCCCGGCGGCCGCCgacccgcccggcgcggcactgtagccatgcggcCCAGGCGTGGCCTCCGTCAGCACAGGCGGTGCTACAGCGAAGAGCCGTCAGCAGGGCCCACAGGCGGCGGACCCTACCCGTCGGCCGGATTCTCAGCAGCCAACGGGGCCCTCCagaggcgggccccagcagccggcggagaacccggcaaccatagacactgacagccgggtcctacacccggccgtattaccattgtaccccttgggggggggggtggcctataaaaccccccagggctcacccatgcaaagggttccaacctcAGTCCCCACACACCATAGCtaaggagaagagagctagccctgcccttcttcctcctctagcaacacagctcaaggagcaaccttgtattcatATCGATCATAGTCACCATGCGGAGACCTCGCAGAGCAGGACTaagggtgttatctctccggagagccctaaACCTGGGTACGTCTCGTGTCCGATCGAGCTCGTGCTCACTCCCGCCTCCAGGACTCGACGACGTCCtcttgtccccatccatgataagccacctcCTGGCATCTGACGTGAGATTACCACGACACAAACCTTGTGATAGTTAGGTTGTGTTGATCCAATATTCGAGCTACTATGTGTTGTGGAAAAGGGGAGGGGGGATAGGTGGCCAATCTTGCAGTGGATGGTCCAATCCGGACTTTCTTGTGAGCACAGGTGGTAAATTTTTTAGTCCTTAATCTTTTTTATCTAACTGTTATAATCCAACGTGGTTTGGCTTATGTGATTGCAGATGAGGATGATGTGGATGCTTCGTCGCAAATCCCCTTGGACGATGGTTCGCCTCTAGACTATGGTGCTATTGAGGTGATTCAATGCTTAATTGAGCATCACAATCCCATATTCACGGATGCAAACGAGACTGTATGGAGATGACCTGACCTGGCCGGCTCCTCTTTAGATTTCTGTGGTATTTAGCTCGTGCTATGTACAAGTTCCAGGTAGTAGGATGGAGTGGAGTGCCGCGAATAAGTCTAGTCTTGGGGAAGCATTTTGGTCCAAACTTTTTTTTTGTGGGAGTAAAAGTTGGAACTGTATATATTAATTGTCCACATGACAGAGTTGTCTTGTGGGATTTGCCTCGACATGGCTCGTCAATAATGTACCATGATTCTTGTGCTGTATGTCACTACTTGGGTTGTAGACAAATTGCTGGACGTGGACGCATTTGCTAAATTCACTTCAGGCAATTACCAATCAGGAAGTGTAGTTGGTACCGTGCCTTCAAAATGGTCTACTGATACTTCCGTCGGTAACAGCCTCACTTCTTGTGCAGGAATAAGTTTCTTACACAAAACGAGGTGTGGAAGTCTGACGGCAGTGAGGCTACACGTGTTCATTACTTTGCGTCATAGTAACTGTTAAATTTGACAATGTTCTGTATGCAGAAAGAGCACGGGCGACAGTGTTGCATGCCCCCAACAAAAGCACCCTTTGATCTGTGAGACTGAATGATCCATATCTATGCTTAAAGCAATATTACTGAATCCCTTCGTGGCGGCCTGGGTGGAAGTGGAACCCCAGAATTTGCCTCCGTCGCCCCCTCGACGCTGCCGGGCTAAGCCTGTGCGGTGGATGGTGGAGGCTCCTCCGGTGTTTCAGCTCGAGGCAGTGGCCTCCGGCGACGGTGGTTGCTCACTCTCGGTGGGGCAGTCGTGCCCTGCAGCTCCTTCCTCCCTCCTGGCGGAACATTGACGTGGTGTGGCTCCCGACCGAACATTGGCTCTGCAGCCATGGTGGTGCCACCTCGTCGACATGGTGGCACGTCGCACAGAGCAagtgactgggccggcccatttagacCAGAGCGTCGACGTGGTGGCACGTCCCACAGAGCAAGTAACTGGGCCGGCCTATTTGCCGCTCTCCGCAATAAAAAATGTCAGCAAATCGCACAGAGCAAGtgactgggccagcccatttagaCCAGAGCGTTTCTTTCTGCTGGTTTTCTAGCGTTTCTTTTgccagtcggggggggggggggggggttagggaaaatatgaatatttattttattttaaaagtgACCATTTTTAGAAAGCAAACAaattttcttaaattttcatgaacatttaaaaaattgtgtgtttaaaaaaaatcatgtatactttttatttcatgaactttttaaaatcatgaaacattaaaaaaataaaatgTTCTTgagcatttaaaaaaaataaacaaaaaaagtcAAAGAAAGGAAaaccaaaaaggaaagaaaagagaaagataAACACCCAACTCGCCGCTCACACTGTGTGACTTGCCGACATTTTGTGGCAAGAGCGACAATTAGGGTTTGTCTAGCTCTTAGGCTCCTCTCCATGTGAAAGTGTAATTATGCCCTTAACTATGTTTTGACATTGATGAAAAAAATTTGTAGGTGACTAATATATTTGCTAAGTAAATCTATAGGTCTTAGTCCGTGTTGAGATGTTGTGCTATGGATCATAGACCCTTTAAAACGTTCAAGACTTTAGATGTATGTGACAATGATATAGGCATAACCGCTTTTTTGTTCTTGAGTTATAGAAACCCCGCACTATTCAGAGGGGATGATTACCCGCAAGTATAGGAGAGCGACGGTCTTCGAGGAAAGTatttcaatccaaatttattgatttgacacaaggagaggcaaagaatatttataaggtttagcagttgagttattaattcaactacacctggagaGATAACTTGCTTGCGAAAATTTATTAATAGCACAATAATATAGGTAGAAGTGGTGATAAAGTGGCAACGGTAACAAGTTTGTAGCATAGTAGCAAAGAGTTGTAGTAGTAGTTGTAATGGAAACAATATTAGTAAAAGCGTAGACATGGAGTAATCGATGGGATTGCTTAGATGGGGTTCAATATGCAACAATCATAACCTAGAGCAATAGcaaaatagctccaattcatcaatcatatgtaggcatGCATTTCGTAATAGTCGTACATGCTTGCCATAaaaacttgcataacatctttgtcctaccctcccggggTAGCGGAGTCCTAGTGAAAACTAAGGGTAATTAAGACGCTTCTTTAATAGAGAACCAGgacaaatcattaacacatagtgaaagGACGTGGATGTcaccaagagggggggggggagggatgaATAGGACTTAAAAACAATTACGGTTAAGGCTTGAACGAATGCAGAATAAAACTAgtgtttaatttgtcaagcacagaACCTAAATATACTAGGCTAAACTGTATGCACCAGTAACTTATGCTAAGTAAGGTAAACAACTATGttatagcaagatatataacatgaagcACTAAGGCTATCATAAAGTAAGCACACAAGTAAAGGGCTCGTGTAtgagataaccaaggcacgcggaGACAATGATGTATttcgaagttcacacccttgcagatgttAATCTCCGTTAGAGGGTGTGGAGAATGCTCCCCAAAATGCCACTAGGGCCACattattctcctcacgccctcgcacaatgcaaggtgTTGTGATTCCACTGAGGGACCCTttagggtggtcaccgaacccgtacaattggtgacccttgggggcggtcaccgaacctgttggagtaaatggccacgggtagcctaaccggctccctttggccctcagaaaaaacaatGGGCTGACGGAGCCTTGAGGcgcccaagacacggggccgccttcttccAGCCGGCTATCGCTTAGGCTGACtagcggaaggcggcccggccgtAAACAATCTTCGGGGGACGCCACaacagggccgactccaagaaagccggcccatgaaggaccggctccaagaaagccggcccatgaaggaccggctcCGAGAAAGCCGGCCCATGGCAGGCGGCCATGGGCCGTACCCTATAGTCAACCCCCCATAAcagtgacgagacggggcgtggctacagtggaccctgccacccccgaatctcggagcaagcatggctacagtacgccatACAGGGCGGACATCTCCTGTCCGGCGAGGCACTATTGCCATGCGAATCATGATGCCATCCACGACGGGCCGCTGGTACGACCTAgaagcggcgggccccttcggtcagagagacatccgaaggcggcctggcctcccctagcCGGCCTAAGGCCAGGCCGGCTTCCTGCAGCCGGCTGGTTCCCCTCCCCGGGGTGCACGCACCATCCagcagacaagacgaggtaaggctacagtgagcgcccgcaaggcggcggcactgtagccatgcttacctcgacaaagccctcgtcatcagaggtgaggcgacagtaaccagcccccgacaagaccccccaagTGGTGGGGCcagtagccggcgggacccaccagtcggcgggccctagaagCCGGCGGACGTAGACGCTGACAGGCccaggccggattaccattgtacccccggggggtaggcctatataacccccccgggacacccatgcaaatggttgatctcagagagttttagacactgccatagggagagaagagagctagccttgcccttcttcctccctccaccgaacagctcaaggagcctcttgtagcttcttatcgatctagtgatcatgcggagaccccgcaaagcaggagtaggggtattatctccacggagagccccgaacctgggtaagatccaccgacgtgcatgtctttgccttatcctgtttccagacaccggcgatgtcttactggctcccataatgataagccatctgttggcatatgtcatacctaccacccaacatttgtcgcccaccgtggggccaggtgcaccgttgtccggagacctgctctggacgggaaccctcttcctcccagcaagcgtagccagcccggcacgcccgatggcgcttgccccgacgcgctgcaaagcatcgatgacgcctgcgcagcgagctgcctcaccgatcttcttggcgaggctcgcatctccgacgagtccgcatccgacgcgggcacaggctgccccgagagccgcctcatcagcctcctcgaccaactccacgtctccggcgagcctaccgtggacttggagtcggtcggccccaccgacccgatgcttgtcgattccgacacgacGTCGCTCGATGCCTTCCCCTTCGACGTGatcatcttcgacgaccctctccctcgagccaacagtggcggcagcaccgtcaccgaagTGCTTGTCATCATCCACGGCGCCTCCTCcgacgagaacgcccgcgacgccctACATGCCGCTTTGCATgacctgtccgcccccatccccGCGGATGCTGAcgctgaggcgctggaggcacgccgccttgccctccttgcggagggccagaagatagccaccatgagacgcctcacagAAGCCCACCAACGCgaggtcgaccgcgccgccttcagtACGCCGCCTCCAGAAGGGCCAAGCCGAGTCAGCGTCGTCAAGAAACATGGcgtggccatcgccagcatgctgggagcggaccgcccagtctacgccatgcCCCTCAAGAATTTGCGTGCCGCCCAGTCGATCGTTGATGAGGTGAACGGACTAGGGGCcaacgagctcccctacatgaccaaacacatccagcagctgatcgatgcgacCGCAACACGACATGAAGCCGATGTCCGAGCTGGAagcccccctcgccgagagcacgTCGCGACGTCGCGTATGCCGACTGCGGGTGGCGCCCGTACAAGACatgagaaggagccggctgctagccgcagccggactcgcattaccatcgagcgcgacgcagaaggccgcccccgaggagtggAGCGATGAGGcgacctgcctcctcctccgcctcgcggggaaagatatcctaccccgccgcctgtcgagcatccgactc is a window encoding:
- the LOC123044803 gene encoding uncharacterized Rho GTPase-activating protein At5g61530, whose amino-acid sequence is MPLVESPQWRRKATDFFSSSSFKLKQAGQSAGDNIADVAGKVGTVVKSRWAIFQDARQRPPPPGDTVQERFISAAANTGVILRKGISETKEKVAVGKVKVEEAAKKTADKSKTILNNIERWQKGVASNDVFGVPVEATVQREQYGKAVPLILVRCADHLVISGLSNECLFKSEGDRKVLQQLVSLYNEDSGASLPDGVSPLDVAALIKCYLASIPEPLTTFALYDELKDARVSIDDLKNILKKLPNVNYMTLEFVTALLLRVSRKSALNKMDSRTLAVEFAPLIIWQQGDSGTDLRNHLRFTLKPPPKIVDATTSTTTWDLLDEDDVDASSQIPLDDGSPLDYGAIEVIQCLIEHHNPIFTDANETVWR